In Paralichthys olivaceus isolate ysfri-2021 chromosome 13, ASM2471397v2, whole genome shotgun sequence, the following are encoded in one genomic region:
- the kif13a gene encoding kinesin-like protein KIF13A isoform X6, translating into MSDTKVKVAVRVRPMNRREIELNTKCVVDMEDNQTVLHPPPSNVKGENSRKQPKVFAFDHCFWSIDESNLPKYAGQEVVFKCLGEGILENAFQGYNACIFAYGQTGSGKSFSMMGNGEQPGLIPRLCCSLFERVHREGNEAHSFKVEVSFMEIYNEKVRDLLDPKGSRQSLKVREHKVLGPYVDGLSQLAVTSFEDIEVLMSEGNKSRTVAATNMNEESSRSHAVFSIIVTQTLYDLQSGNSGEKVSKMSLVDLAGSERVSKTGAAGERLKEGSNINKSLTTLGCVISALADQSAGKGKAKFVPYRDSVLTWLLKDNLGGNSKTAMIATVSPAADNYEETLSTLRYADRAKRIVNHAVVNEDPNARIIRELREEVEKLKVQLSQAESMKAPELKEKLQESEKLIQEMTVTWEEKLRKTEEIATERQKQLESMGISLETSGIKVGEDKCFLVNLNADPALNELLVYYLKEHTRVGAHTSQDIQLFGIGIQSEHCILEVCTDSDVTLMPVGNARTCVNGTMIDSLVHLWHGDRILWGNNHFFRINLPKRKRRDRLKELERASPRESFIEADVETASEASSEQDYSYEFAQMEVIMKTLGNNDPMQNVVQVLEKQYLEEKRTALEEQRMMYERELESLRQQLSPEKAPQHQRSSSDRLTFPTHTPHSKLRLWTEERDELFRQSLSRLREQVVKANTLVRESNFLAEEMNKLTDYQVTLQIPAANLSANRKQGVIVSEPAIQVRRKGKGTQVWTIEKLENKLVDMRDHYRDWREGTEEMHNKADSKHCDPFYEAQENHNLIGVANIFLECLFHDVKLQYAVPIISQQGEVAGRLHIELMRVSGAIPERLCGGDDSSENSSESSCYEVMDTNGEIVHMAKRLTCRVRIREATGLPLNLSNFVFCQYTFWEHGEPTVAPPMVSPDRPSPRSPEAQFTVEFDHCKDYVVHVTDEFLEFISDGALAIEVWGHRCAGNGHSLWELDALEAKTQTLRDRWSEVSRRVELWVSIQELNEQGEYSSVELQSGKDGSTGGVFQLRQGHSRRLQVCVKPVQNSGTLPLLVEAVLSVSIGCVSARSTKLQRPLDSYQEEDLNCVRERWSEALIKRREYLDEQIKKIINKHEKSEEDIEREARLVEQWVGLTEERNAVLVPSPGSGIPGAPADWTPPAGMEAHIPVLFLDLNADNLTVNEQLTGPHAAGVNSILPKEHGSQFFYLPIIRHSDEEVLAMCSWDSSIHDSVHLNRVTSPNERIYLIIKATVQLSHPASMELVLRKRIAVNIYNKQSFTQSLKRRMSLKNTLYSCGVIYEIVSNIPKASEEPEERETLALMAARGDSEETQDGETYIEKYTRGVLEVENILSLERLRQAVTVKEALAAKGRHLRRSISTPNVQHSSCSKTDLTGCEDEDCKDHCDHVDSSSCNPQDGSLCSTPIKNKENQGLVPESPIFFNSSPFKVLSPQPPKFLKSLLPVKEENKVKKALEARPLLGQESMRSCVDSPALLPPPCPWRRPRAGSEGHCKPSTSTSTPTTTTTTPTSRQLSHTLPRTAQDSEDEETDVDVNLNLDQGPQDHGSFQPYIPEDFANFEIYNATLESQEGFLSSCPDLKGSRCGAGSSEREVSRSPTASSCTSGYFSHSASNATLSDMPFSASESSDHLSCTSRDPQDSLGCSAGRGCAQAKSASAGTDTRQPPLSADTAPDLLTHPQESAPVRIPNCTDKKQTFPQPHNCVLSTSQEFTDFKGADDSTAESDLAHFTEGWQQEDVEQKKRDHVEPCGTGNQPPSVVSGIINTSNPENAICKYPKSEDSVIVPVTCSNTTIVCTSVRAPVSVPDKLPAPSQAQIIPSASVPPTASPSPAASCAPVPRAGGEPPIQEPAQGDLPHGSPCPSPNPSSAEPSGDSSGDESTPVAQLPDWMAPGEQVWVGKRRGTVHYVGGVEFAKGIWIGVKLDMAVGKHNGTVQGRVYFRCPPGHGVFVKPSRLTRGPPSMDTEPQTVIR; encoded by the exons ATGTCGGATACCAAGGTAAAAGTTGCAGTGAGAGTCCGGCCCATGAACCGCAGGG AAATTGAACTGAACACAAAATGTGTCGTGGACATGGAGGACAACCAAACTGTTCTTCACCCACCACCCTCAAATGTAAAAGGAGAGAACAG CAGGAAACAACCTAAG GTGTTCGCTTTTGACCACTGTTTCTGGTCGATCGACGAATCCAACCTTCCCAAATATGCTG GTCAAGAGGTGGTGTTCAAGTGCCTTGGAGAGGGAATACTTGAAAATGCATTCCAGGGATATAATGCCTGTATATTTGCCTATGGACAAACAG GTTCAGGCAAGTCCTTTTCCATGATGGGGAATGGGGAGCAGCCGGGTTTAATCCCTCgactctgctgctcactgtttGAGAGGGTCCACAGGGAGGGGAATGAGGCTCATAGTTTTAAGGTGGAGGTATCTTTCATGGAGATCTACAACGAGAAAGTCCGTGACCTGCTGGATCCTAAAGG gagCCGACAATCACTGAAAGTTCGAGAACACAAAGTCTTGGGTCCGTATGTGGATGGTCTGTCTCAGCTGGCTGTGACCAGCTTTGAG GACATCGAGGTGCTGATGTCAGAGGGGAACAAATCACGCACAGTTGCAGCCACCAACATGAACGAGGAGAGCAGTCGTTCACATGCTGTTTTCAGCATCATcgtcacacaaacactttatGATCTACAGTCCGGG AATTCAGGGGAGAAAGTGAGCAAGATGAGTCTGGTTGACCTGGCAGGAAGTGAGCGAGTCTCTAaaactggagctgctggagagagaCTTAAAGAGGGCAGCAATATAAACAA ATCTCTCACCACCTTAGGCTGCGTGATCTCTGCTTTGGCTGATCAGTCTGCAGGAAAGGGGAAGGCCAAGTTTGTGCCTTACAGAGACTCAGTCCTCACCTGGCTGCTGAAg GACAACCTCGGCGGCAACAGCAAGACAGCCATGATAGCCACAGTGAGTCCTGCGGCTGACAACTACGAAGAGACTCTGTCCACACTCCGCTACGCTGACAGGGCCAAGAGAATCGTCAACCACGCCGTGGTGAATGAAGACCCCAACGCTCGCATCATCAGAGAGCtcagggaggaagtggagaagctCAAGGTTCAGCTCTCTCAGGCCGAG TCCATGAAGGCTCCTGAACTGAAGGAGAAACTGCAGGAGTCTGAGAAGCTCATCCAGGAGATGACTGTCACCTGGGAGGAGAAActaagaaagacagaggagatcGCCACT GAGCGTCAGAAGCAGCTGGAGAGCATGGGCATCTCTTTGGAAACATCTGGGATTAAAGTTGGTGAAGACAAGTGTTTCCTTGTCAATCTAAATGCTGATCCCGCACTTAATGAGCTACTGGTCTACTACCTGAAG GAGCACACACGTGTGGGTGCACACACATCTCAGGACATCCAGCTCTTTGGGATTGGGATCCAGTCGGAGCACTGCATCCTGGAAGTCTGCACAGACAGTGATGTCACCCTGATGCCCGTAGGGAATGCCAG AACCTGTGTGAACGGAACAATGATCGATTCCTTGGTGCACCTGTGGCATGGAGACCGGATCTTATGGGGCAACAACCACTTCTTCAG GATCAATCTGCCTAAGCGAAAGCGGCGGGACCGTTTGAAGGAGCTGGAGCGAGCTTCTCCCAGAGAGAGCTTTATCGAGGCGGACGTGGAGACTGCCAGTGAGGCGTCTTCTGAGCAGGACTACAGCTATGAGTTTGCACAGATGGAAGTTATAATGAAGACTCTTGGGAACAATG ACCCAATGCAGAACGTGGTCCAGGTGCTGGAGAAGCAGTACCTGGAGGAGAAGCGGACGgctctggaggagcagaggatgatGTATGAGCGAGAGCTGGAGTCGTTGAGGCAACAGCTGTCTCCTGAGAAAGCACCACAGCACCAGCGCAGCAGCAGTGACCGCCTTACTTTCCCGACACACACGCCTCACAGCAAGCTGCGGCTGTGGACGGAGGAGCG cgATGAGCTTTTTCGTCAGAGTCTCTCTCGGCTCAGGGAGCAGGTCGTGAAAGCCAACACTTTGGTGCGAGAATCCAACTTTCTGGCAGAGGAGATGAACAAACTGACGGACTATCAGGTCACCCTTCAGATTCCTGCGGCCAACCTCAGTGCCAACCGCAAG CAGGGAGTGATAGTGAGCGAGCCGGCCATCCAGGTCCGGAGGAAAGGGAAGGGGACTCAGGTTTGGACCATTGAGAAGCTGGAGAACAAACTGGTGGACATGAGAGACCACTACAGGGACTGGAGGGAAGGCACAGAGGAGATG catAACAAAGCAGACAGTAAGCACTGTGATCCGTTCTATGAGGCACAAGAGAACCACAACCTAATAGGAGTGGCCAACATTTTTCTGGAGTGCCTTTTCCATGATGTTAAACTGCAATACGCTGTTCCCATCATCAGCCAACAGGGGGAG GTAGCAGGCCGGTTGCACATTGAGCTGATGCGAGTCAGTGGTGCCATACCAGAGCGTCTGTGTGGGGGAGATGACTCATCAGAAAACTCCAGTGAGAGTAGCTGCTATGAGGTCATGGACACCAATGGGGAGATCGTCCACATGGCCAAGAGGCTAACCTGCAGG GTGCGGATCAGGGAGGCCACAGGTCTGCCGCTCAACTTGTCcaactttgttttctgtcaatACACCTTCTGGGAGCATGGCGAGCCCACTGTGGCTCCTCCTATGGTTAGCCCAGACAGACCCTCCCCTCGAAGCCCAGAAGCCCAGTTTACTGTTGAGTTTGATCACTGCAAG GACTATGTTGTACATGTGACGGATGAGTTTCTAGAATTTATATCTGATGGAGCTTTGGCTATAGAGGTTTGGGGTCACCGCTGTGCTGGGAATGGACATTCACTCTGGGAATTAGATGCACTAGAGGCCAAGACCCAAACTCTCAGAGACAG GTGGAGCGAGGTGTCTCGCAGGGTCGAGCTGTGGGTCTCCATCCAGGAGCTGAACGAGCAGGGAGAGTATTCATCTGTGGAGCTGCAGTCTGGAAAAGACGGCAGCACCGGAGGAGTCTTCCAACTACGACAG GGTCActccaggaggctgcaggtgtgtgtgaaaCCAGTCCAAAACTCAGGCACTCTGCCTCTGCTGGTGGAGGCTGTGCTGTCCGTCTCTATTGGCTGCGTTTCGGCTCGCTCCACCAAGCTGCAGAGACCTCTTGACAGCTACCAG GAGGAAGATCTCAACTGTGTGAGAGAGCGCTGGTCAGAAGCTCTGATCAAACGTCGGGAGTATCTGGACGAACAAATCAAGAAAATCATCAACAAACACG AAAAGTCAGAGGAGGATATTGAGAGAGAGGCTCGGCTGGTGGAGCAGTGGGTTGGACTGACTGAAGAGAGAAATGCTGTGCTGGTTCCTTCACCTGGCAGTGGCATCCCTGGAGCTCCTGCAGACTG GACCCCGCCTGCAGGAATGGAAGCCCACATCCCTGTACTTTTCCTGGACTTGAATG CGGATAATCTGACAGTGAACGAGCAGCTGACAGGCCCACACGCTGCAGGCGTTAACTCTATCCTGCCTAAGGAGCACGGAAGCCAGTTCTTCTATCTGCCCATCATTAGACATAGTGATGAGGAG GTGTTGGCAATGTGCTCTTGGGACTCGTCCATCCACGATTCTGTGCACCTCAACCGGGTCACGTCTCCCAACGAACGCATCTACCTGATCATCAAAGCCACGGTGCAGCTCAGCCACCCTGCCTCCATGGAGCTGGTGCTGCGCAAGCGGATCGCCGTCAACATCTACAACAAACAG AGTTTTACTCAGAGTCTCAAGAGAAGAATGTCGCTAAAGAACACACTGTACTCCTGTGGTGTGATATACGAAATTGTTTCCAACATACCAAAG GCCTCAGAGGAGCCAGAGGAGAGGGAAACCTTGGCCCTCATGGCTGCTCGCGGCGACAGCGAGGAGACCCAGGATGGAGAAACCTACATAGAGAAATACACACGGGGAGTTCTGGAAGTGGAGAACATCCTCAGTCTAGAAAGGTTACGGCAG GCTGTGACAGTGAAGGAAGCTCTCGCTGCTAAAGGGAGACACCTAAGAAGAAGTATCAGCACACCAAATGTACAGCAT TCTTCATGTAGTAAAACAGACCTGACAGGTTGTGAGGATGAAGACTGTAAG GATCACTGTGATCATGTGGACAGCTCCAGCTGCAATCCTCAGGATGGCTCCCTTTGCAGCACACCCATTAAAAACAAGGAGAACCAAG GTTTGGTCCCAGAGAGCCCGATCTTTTTCAACTCCAGCCCCTTCAAAGTGCTCTCCCCTCAGCCACCCAAGTTCCTCAAGTCCCTGCTGCCGGTCAAAGAGGAGAACAAGGTGAAGAAAGCCCTGGAGGCTCGGCCGCTGCTGGGACAAGAG AGCATGCGCTCATGCGTGGACAGCCCTGCACTGCTCCCCCCTCCCTGCCCTTGGCGCCGACCCAGGGCAGGCAGCGAGGGCCACTGCAAGCCTTCCAcatccacctccacccccaccaccaccaccaccactcccaCCAGCAGACAGCTCAGCCACACACTGCCACGCACTGCT CAGGACTCTGAGGACGAGGAAACGGACGTGGATGTGAATCTGAACCTGGATCAGGGCCCTCAGGATCATGGCAGCTTTCAGCCTTATATCCCAGAGGACTTTGCAAACTTTGAGATCTACAACGCCACTCTGGAGAGCCAGGAGGggtttctctcctcctgtcctgACTTGAAGGGAAGCCGGTGTGGAGCCGGGAGCAGCGAGAGAGAGGTGTCCCGAAGCCCCACGGCCAGCAGTTGCACCAGTGGCTACTTTTCACACAGTGCCTCCAACGCCACGCTGTCCGACATGCCTTTCAGTGCCAGTGAGAGCTCTGACCATCTCAGCTGCACCTCCAGAGACCCGCAGGACTCCCTCGGTTGTTCCGCTGGACGAGGTTGCGCCCAAGCCAAAAGTGCATCTGCAGGGACCGACACCCGGCAGCCTCCTCTCTCGGCAGATACGGCGCCGGATCTGCTCACCCACCCTCAGGAGTCTGCACCTGTTCGTATTCCTAATTGCACAGACAAGAAGCAAACATTCCCTCAGCCTCACAACTGTGTTCTCAGTACCAGCCAGGAGTTCACTGACTTCAAAGGGGCTGACGACAGTACTGCAGAGAGTGATTTAGCACATTTTACAGAGGGGTGGCAGCAGGAGGATGTGGAGCAGAAGAAACGTGATCATGTCGAACCATGTGGCACAGGCAATCAACCCCCCTCTGTTGTCTCTGGTATTATCAACACATCTAATCCTGAAAATGCAATATGCAAATATCCCAAGAGTGAAGACTCTGTTATCGTACCTGTGACCTGCTCTAACACAACTATAGTTTGCACTTCAGTCAGAGCCCCAGTAAGTGTTCCTGACAAACTCCCAGCTCCATCTCAAGCCCAAATAATTCCCTCTGCATCAGTCCCACCTACAGCATCACCATCCCCAGCTGCATCTTGTGCCCCAGTGCCGCGAGCGGGAGGAGAGCCTCCGATCCAGGAGCCTGCACAGGGAGATCTGCCCCACGGGAGTCCCTGTCCCAGTCCTAACCCCAGCAGTGCCGAGCCCTCGGGGGACTCCAGCGGGGATGAGAGCACCCCAGTGGCTCAGCTCCCTGACTGGATGGCGCCAGGGGAACAGGTGTGGgtggggaagaggagaggaacagtCCACTATGTTGGAGGGGTAGAGTTTGCGAAGGGTATTTGGATTGGTGTGAAACTGGACATGGCAGTAG GTAAGCACAACGGGACTGTCCAGGGCAGGGTGTACTTCCGCTGCCCCCCAGGCCACGGCGTGTTTGTCAAACCGTCTCGTCTCAccagaggacccccctccatggaCACAGAACCCCAGACTGTAATCAGATAG